DNA sequence from the Nevskiales bacterium genome:
TCACCGCGCGGCGCGACAGCGTGCCGTCGCGTTCCGGCTCGCAGTGGAAGGAGGGCACGTTGAGCAGCGTCCAGCGCTTGCCGTCGGGATCCCGGATGCCCTCGACCTTGTTGGGGAACATATTGCCGACGAACATCGCGTGCGTGGCGTACTCGCTCACCAGGCGGAACGGCGCGGCGAACTCGGGGTCCACGCCGCAGAACACGTCACGCACGTACAGCGTGCCGCCCCGCTGGTTCAGGTGCTCGACCACGCGCTTGAGCAGCGCCGGGTATCTGACCGGGTCGAATTTCTTGAAGTCGTTCTTCCACCACACCTTGCCCTCGATCTCGGGCCAGGCGACGCAGAAGGTGTCCTGCACGGGGCGGCCGGTGCAGGAGGGATCGGAATAGAACACCAGCGGACCCTTGACGCCCAGCTTGGTCGCGTAGGCCTTGTGCTCGTTGTCCGGGCCGTCCGGGCGGATGCGCCCGCGGTCGTTGCGGATGGCCTCGTAGAAGAGTTCTTCGGAGCTCAGGTTGTGCTTGTAGTTGACGGTCTTGAGCCCGAAGAGCTTCTCGAGGTCCTTGCGGAAATCCATGCGTGTTACCTGTTGGGTGGGTGGCAGTAAGCCAGATTACGCTGCCGTGACGGCAAACCGAGGCGCAAAGGCTACTGTTCCGGCTGCGGCGAGGCAAGAGCCGCACGCAAAATCAGGGACTTAAGCGCTCGATTGACCACGAAAAGCCCCCGATCTGCGGGCTTTCGGCCAGGACCACATCGCCGGGCACGAGGGGGCCGACCCCCGGCGGGGTGCCGGTGAAAATGAGATCGCCCGGCAGCAGCCGCCAGCTGCGGCTCAGGATCTCGATCAGCCGCGCCGGCGGGTAGAGCATGTCGCGGGTATTGCCGCGCTGCCGGAGCTGGCCGTTGACGCGCAGTTCCAGGTCGATGCTGCCCAGGTCGAGCCCGGGGTGGAAGGGCACGCGCGTGCCGATCGGCGCGCTGTGGTCGAAGGCCTTGCACAGCTCCCAGGGTGAGCCATTCTGCTTGAGCCGCTGCTGCAATTCGCGCAGGGTGAGGTCGAGGCCGAGCGTGACCGCGCCGATGTGCCTCAGCGCCTGCGCCGCCGGGATGTGGCGTCCGCCGGTGCCGATTTCCAGCACCAGTTCCAGCTCGTGGTGCACCGCGCCGCGGTCGGTGGGAATCGGAACGGCCTGGCCGGCCGGCACCAGGCTGGTGTATGGCTTCATGAACACGATGCAGTGCCCGGCGTCGGCGTCGCCCAGCTCGCGGATGTGCTCGGCGTAATTGCGGCCGATGCAGAAGACGCGCGGCGCGCGGGCGGGCTCAGCCGGCACGCGGCATCCGGCTGAAGTTGGCGCGCAGCGCCGCCTGCGCTTCCTCGCTGAACCAGTTCTCGAGCAGTTCGTCGATGATCGCGTCGCGGTGGTCGAGATCGCGGTGCACGTCCTCATGGAAGCTGTCGCGCATGGCGTTCATCGCGGCCTCCGGCAGCGCCAGCAGTTTTTCGCAGTACAGCAGCGACAGACGCAGCACGGCGCCGGGCGGGGTGATCTCGTCCACCAGGCCGATGTTGAGCGCCTCCTCGGGACTCAGCAGCTGGCCCTCGACCAGCATGCGCTCGGCCACGCGATGGCCGACCAGGCGCGCCAGCACGTGGCGGATCGGTCCGGGCACGATCACGCCCTGGCGCACCTCGTGCAGACCGATCTGGAAATTGCCCTCGGACATGATGCGGTAGTCGCAGAACAGGGCCAGAATGGTGCCGCCGGCCGGCGCGTGACCGGTGATGGCGGCGATGACCGGGATCGGCGAGCGCCCGAGCGCCACGCACAGGTCATGGAACTGCACGAAGAACTGCTGCGTCTGTGCGCGGTTGAGCGTCAGCAGCTCGGCCGCGTCCACGCCGGTCGAGAACACGCCCGGCAGGCCGGACAGGACGATGGCGCGGCAGTCGCCGCGCTGGGCCTTCTGCAGGGCCTGCAGCAGCTCGCCCACCAGCGCCGGGTTCAGCGCATTGAACGGCGCGCGGTTCATGCGCAGTTCCAGCACTTGCCCGTGTGCGATCCGCTCGATCAGGGTCATCGGGATTGCCTCCCCTTCCAGGACCAGTATAGACGAGGCGGGATCAATCCCGTGTTTTGGGCCGGAATTCGCACAGATCCCGGATCACGCAGCGCGGGCACTCGGGCTTGCGCGCCTTGCAGACGTAGCGGCCGTGCAGGATCAGCCAGTGGTGCGCGTCGCGCCGGAATTCCTCGGGTGTGAATTTGAGCAGCTTCTCTTCGACCTGGCGCACGGTCTTGCCCGGCGCCAGCCCGGTGCGGTTGGCGACGCGGAAGATGTGCGTGTCCACCGCGATGGTCGGCTCGCCGAAGGCGGTGTTGAGGATCACGTTGGCGGTCTTGCGACCGACGCCCGGCAGCGCCTCCAGCGCCACACGGCTGCGCGGCACCTCGCCGCCGTGCTCGCGCAGCAGGATCTCGCAGGTCTTGAGGATGTTCCGGGCCTTGGTGTTGTAAAGACCAATCGTGGCGATGTAGGACTTCAGCCGCGCTTCGCCGAGCGCGAGAATCGCCGCCGGGGTGTTGGCCACCGGGAACAATTTGGCGGTGGCCTTGTTCACACCCACATCCGTGCTCTGCGCCGACAGGATCACGGCCACCAGCAGCTCGAAGGGTGTGCGGTAATGCAGCTCGGTGGTGGGCGTCGGGTTGGCCGCGCGCAGGCGGCGGTAGATTTCAGCGCGCCTGGCCGGGTTCATGGCGGATGCGTGCGGCGCGCAGCCGCAGCTTCTCGTCGCGTTCGCGCTGCTCGCGCGCCAGCCGCGCCCGGCGCGCGCGGATGCGCATGCGCCAGCGTGCGGCCAGTTGCGCCGGTGCGGCGGATTCATCCGTGCGCGGGCGCATGACGATGCAGTCGGTGGGGCAGACCGGCAGGCATTTCTCGCAGCCGGTGCAGTCGGCCGCGATGACGGTGTGCAGGAACTTGTGCGCGCCGACGATCGCGTCGGTGGGGCAGACCGCCAGGCAGCGCGCGCAGCCGATGCAGTTTGGTTCGTCGATGAACGCGACGGGGGGCAGACGGCTCATTCGCCTATTCTGTCGCTATCCGTCATTCCGGCGGAAGCCGGAAGCCAGAGCATTATCTGGTCGAGGCACTGGCTCCCGGATA
Encoded proteins:
- a CDS encoding RnfABCDGE type electron transport complex subunit B, whose product is MSRLPPVAFIDEPNCIGCARCLAVCPTDAIVGAHKFLHTVIAADCTGCEKCLPVCPTDCIVMRPRTDESAAPAQLAARWRMRIRARRARLAREQRERDEKLRLRAARIRHEPGQAR
- a CDS encoding enoyl-CoA hydratase/isomerase family protein; translated protein: MTLIERIAHGQVLELRMNRAPFNALNPALVGELLQALQKAQRGDCRAIVLSGLPGVFSTGVDAAELLTLNRAQTQQFFVQFHDLCVALGRSPIPVIAAITGHAPAGGTILALFCDYRIMSEGNFQIGLHEVRQGVIVPGPIRHVLARLVGHRVAERMLVEGQLLSPEEALNIGLVDEITPPGAVLRLSLLYCEKLLALPEAAMNAMRDSFHEDVHRDLDHRDAIIDELLENWFSEEAQAALRANFSRMPRAG
- a CDS encoding fumarylacetoacetate hydrolase family protein; protein product: MPAEPARAPRVFCIGRNYAEHIRELGDADAGHCIVFMKPYTSLVPAGQAVPIPTDRGAVHHELELVLEIGTGGRHIPAAQALRHIGAVTLGLDLTLRELQQRLKQNGSPWELCKAFDHSAPIGTRVPFHPGLDLGSIDLELRVNGQLRQRGNTRDMLYPPARLIEILSRSWRLLPGDLIFTGTPPGVGPLVPGDVVLAESPQIGGFSWSIERLSP
- the nth gene encoding endonuclease III, giving the protein MNPARRAEIYRRLRAANPTPTTELHYRTPFELLVAVILSAQSTDVGVNKATAKLFPVANTPAAILALGEARLKSYIATIGLYNTKARNILKTCEILLREHGGEVPRSRVALEALPGVGRKTANVILNTAFGEPTIAVDTHIFRVANRTGLAPGKTVRQVEEKLLKFTPEEFRRDAHHWLILHGRYVCKARKPECPRCVIRDLCEFRPKTRD